Sequence from the Cucurbita pepo subsp. pepo cultivar mu-cu-16 chromosome LG02, ASM280686v2, whole genome shotgun sequence genome:
tatgttaatttatttatttatttttatttatttattattttttttttttttttgccttcaAACCTATCCTCCAAGGAGCTGCTTAACTTGAGACAATTTTGCTTTTCGTATTTCTTCAGGTCACCTGATTGCTTTGAGTTAGGCTGGCCCCTGCGTTTGGACCATGATTTCTTTCACGTAGatgtttcaaataaaaaaaagatagatgATTCAAGTAAAAAACATGTcaagtttcctttttttaacaATCGAAGGGTGGAAGAAAGAACGACCGAAGAAAATGTAGATACTGAAGCAGTGGTAAGCtatatattttgttggaaTTACTTATAATCCATTGCACATATTTGTAGTTTCAGAATTTACTGGATTCCATTGCTAGCATAGTCTTTAATGAGAGGATAAAAATTGCTTTAGAATCATCTGTTTCATATGTTAAGGGTGGTACTATTCTGGGATTGCTATCAACTGTTAGACTTCTGAGTGGAAATTTGAGATCTAGCCTCTAAATTAGTTGCTGTTACATTTGTTAGCAATCTTTCGCTACCGTTAGATTTCGACTTGGAAGATGACTAACTAGTTATAAGCGTATAGCTTAGATGTGGATTCCTGGAATTAGGGTGGAAGGGACTGTTTGTAAGGACAACATACCCATTCATTTGTACATCGTTTCTTTTGCAGGCTTCTAAAGATGAAGCTCGTGAGCAGAAGAAGTCATTAGGAAAAAGTAATTTTGTTGAGGTTCGTTCATTCTTGCAGATCTTTAGGAGTTTCAAGAGAATGTGGAGCTTCTATATACTGTCCCTACAGGTGGGTTGAAAACCTTTTATTAGTAATTAGTTGATTTTCTGTCTTTCATTGTGGTTCTTCTTTGTTCATGTTTACCTTTTGCATTGCAGGCGATGATCATTATGGCATTTAATGAATTGGATACTCCACTTCAATTATTTGATGCAGTCATATTTGAGGATGTCTCCAGCGTTTTTGTTACATCTTCAGTACTTAAATTGTTGCAAGGTATATATCATTTCTCATCTAATGTTTCTGGTTCGAAGTCACTATGTTCTTCATTATTACAGTTTCCACCGgcaaagaaataaagaagtGGACCCACGAATTGGTTTCTAAAGGCAGAAGAGTAACTGGAAATGAGAATGGGATTGTTAATCATGGGACTTCCTTCTTTCAGTCACTATTTAATGATGATAAGAGGgaccatttataaattttaaatagatgGGAATCTGTTTTAGAGTCACGGGCTTTTCTCAATATAAAAGGCCTCTTGacttaaaataaacttaaaagacATTCTTGATTATGTTGTTGGTAAATAACTTGGTCTACATGTGTACTCCATGGCCGGTTTTCAGTTTTCAAGAATATGGTAGGTGTTATAAAAAGGATTTAAGGTCCTCTTGTGCCTTGAATTCCTGCAACACTTTCTACCATATCAATGTTAATTTCTCTATATCTCTATAAAAACATACAAGTAAGAGGTCTTATGGAAAAAACTCTTGATTTCATGCATAGAAACTTAGCATTCGTCTGGTGATAAATCTAAATGAGATCTGGCTTGCAGCAATTATTGAGATTACATTTACAAGGAAGGCGAGGAGGACTATGGGGACTTCCCAGAAAAGGAAATATCTAATAAAGCTTGGTGTAGCAGTAATATGGACCATTGTTCTTCCAGTTTGTTATGCATATTACAGGagtaaatataaatgttaCACAACAAAGAAAGGGAGTTGGATTGGAGAATTGTGTTTCTCTTCCTACATGGTTGCCGTTGCAATTTACCTCATCAGTAATGCAGTGGATCTggttttatttcttgttcCGGCAGTAGGGAAGTATATTGAGACATCAAATGGCCGTATATGCAGTATTTTGTCCTATTGGACAGAGGTAAGCTCTAAATAGTTGAAATAAATATCTTAGAAAGTTTCTTGATATAAAAGATTCTTTCTATGGTGATACCATCCCGTTTGTGCGATTCATGTCGTTTTGCAGAGATTGGTTAATGACTGATTCTGACTACCACTTTCATTCTGTGTGTgcatgtttatatatatatatatatatatatatatatatgtatagatATATCATAACACAATTATAACAATAAGAACAATATCAAATAACTTGGTGTGCAAGTTAGAAATCATCGACCTTTAGGTTTCCATCCACTGGACTAAGTATGATATTTCAGATTTTCCTCATGGTTATCATTCATCTAGATAAGTCTTACGAAGTTTGGAATTGCAGAGGAAATAGCATTTTATGGCTTCCTTATAGGCTGCAATCATCAATCCTCCTGAATAAAATAGCTAATTGTATTActaaaagattgaattttgtgATTCATGGGGTAAATGCACTTTTGAATTTTCGTTTTGGAGGGCAGTTTATTCCTTCACTccaaaaattgtttgaaacattctccttcttttttttttggatgataaaaccctaattataTTTCTTACAAAAACTTTCtgcatttttgtttgataCCGATCCAGACTTGTATTGATAATTtgtagaaatattttattcttacaTCTTCTGTCATGGTTTCTGTTAAGGTTCATGTTCTGCTGTTTATTTCCTGTGCTtgtttaattcaaatttttttgtagGTTTGTTTGTCcctttcaaatgttttttttttttttttaattttcagcCTAGATTATATGTTGGTCGTGGAATGCAGGAAAGCCAAGTATCAATGCTGAAGTATATTCTaaaccttttctttcattttaaattgctgtatttttcttctttacatTTTTTCCTAAGGcgtttctctttctttcatgtAGGTATACTTTATTTTGGGTACTTGTACTATTAAGCAAATTTTCCTTCAGTTACTATTTTGAGGTAAGAACTAAGGAGTACCATGCTTGTAGTGTGCTTTATAGCTTAACGACACATTTCCTTGCATTTTGTAGCTCAACAGAGAATAACTAATTGTTATATTTTGTGCACTGTGGGTATGCAGATTAAACCACTCGTAGAACCAACCAAGAGGATAATGAAAATTGGTGTGAAGAAATATGATTGGCATGAGCTTTTCCCCAAAGGTATTCACGAGTTTTTCTTAGGGTGAAGAGTTGAATTGAAGTgatattcttttcttgataTCCACTGGGGACATGTTCCATTTGAAGGAGACTGTGGACCTCTTAAACGAGGGTTTTTCCAATAATGGTCTGTCTCTGGTGTTTATGGTATTAGACCATCGGTTAACTATTTCATCAGTATTTTTTACTAGTTTCAACTTCAAGCAATTCGAGAATTGTTTCTTGAGAACGGATTCTTGAAAGATATGATTTTattacttaaatttttatcgaCTTAgtaaactaaatatttatagattAATTACTCAACTATGTTATGCCAATGCTGATATCTTCACAATATTGTTGATTTTGTCTTGTTGTcattactttaaaatttgcAACAATAAAGTGGTCTCTTGAAGATGCTCATGGGAGCTCCATGCATGGACTAGCACAAAAGTTGAAATGACTATTATGAGTATCAATGACCTCTATTTTCCCTTTTAGGTTATCCGTTCATTGTTTAACTATCTGCTTAATTATTGTCTTGCAGTTAGGAGTAATGCTGGTGCGATTGTGGCTATTTGGGCTCCTATAATAGTTGTGAGTTTTGCTTAAAATATCTGCATCTGTCTCTCCTATGTGAATCTATTAGCCTTtagtagttttatttttattttatagaacCGAATACTTGCTAATGACAATATAGCGAAAAGTAATTAGGTATTGAGGATTACTGTGTTAGAAATatgtattaataaattaatttactttCACCTAttgatttaaactttttttttttttttttttttacaatctTGCTATAAGAATGATTTAATGTGTGATTACTAATATCTCTACTCTTCTGTTCTCTGCTTACTGCTTAGGTATATTTTATGGATTCTCAAATATGGTATTCTGTGTTCTGTATGATCTTTGGTGGTCTATATGGAATTTTGCATCATCTCGGCGAGGTAGGCTGTTTCTTGATCcatgatgaagaaaaattatggtGGTCTCATACAATGATTTACAGATTCGAACATTAGGAATGCTGAGAAGCAGATTTCATACCTTGCCTTATGCATTCAATGCTTGCTTTTGCCCACCAATGTTGAGAAgtgatcaaaagaaaagaaaaggtttctTCCGCAGTAGGTTTCAGGTCTGGACTCTAAAGCCTTGATATTCCTATGCTAAGCTCAATGGTTTATGTTTCGTACTGTCCTAATTTTACCTTCCAATTGTTTGTCTCAGGCTTCTGAAAACGCACATAAAGGTCTTTCCAAGTTTGTTGTTGTATGGAACCAAATCATCAAGAGTTTTCGACATGAAGACTTAATAAACAACAGGTGATTCTagtttacttattattattttggtacTGGTGAATTCTAGCTTGCAagattctctctctcaaattaAAACTAGTTGGAGTAATTTTTTGTAACCTCTTGCTTTGGTCGAGAATTTTCATTACCTTTTGTATTTTGCATGATCCAATTGAAACTTCATTGTTTCCTACTTTAAAAAAGAGAGGTATACTAGAATGGCCCAAGAAAATCTCTAGAAAAACTTGAAGAAGTTCGATACTAACGGCTGAACAAATTGGTTAGCTCCAAAATCCCATATGCAGAAATCAATACCAAGGATATTGGTGTATAGGATAACTATGGATgtttaaacaaattttgttAAGACACTCATTGTCATTAAGAGGAAAGAAATATTCAGGAAGGAGCTCCAATTATTGGTGATAGAAAAAAGGAACATTTGGAAAAGCTTTAATACATCAGCACAAAAGAAGCTTTGATGACTTCGGtggttttttaatattcactGAAAGTCTTATTATCTTCAGGGAATTGGATTTGATGACAATGCCAGTGTCATCAGAATTGTTTTCTGGTATAGTTCGCTGGCCTGTTTTTCTCCTAGCAAACAAGGTAATTGATTGATGTTCAATCTTGATGTCTTTGTTTATCTGATGCTTTCTTCATATTATTAACCCTGTTATTCTGTTCCTGTAGTTCACAACAGCTTTGAGCATTGCAAAAGAATTTGTTGGGAAGGATGCAAATCTGATTAAAAAGATCAAAAAAGATGAGTACATGAGTTCTGCTGTAAAAGAGTGCTACGAGTCCTTGAAGTACATTCTCGAAATCCTTATCGTGGGAGATTTGGAGAAGAGGTGGGGAAGAATTTTTCCCCTCTTTATCtttgttttcaaaaaaaggaaaagaaatccTTCATTTTTATAGTTCTGTTATTAATGTGACTTATGGTGTTAACACTTTGATATTCTAGGGTCATATCTTCTCTGatcaatgaaattgaagaaagcaTTAATAGATCTAGTCTTCTCGAGGACTTCAAGATGAACGAGCTTCCAGTTCTACATGATAAATGTATCGAGTTACTAGATCTTTTGGTAATTCTACCTCGAAAAACAGATTTAAATGTTATGCAaaaccttttaaatttaaaacccCTATTGATTTGCATTTAACTGTTTCAAGATTCAAGGGCATAAGACACATCGGGAAAGAGTGATAAGAGTTTTACAAGATATATTTGAGCTTGTAACCAGTGATATGATGACCAATGGCTCCAGGTTCGTTTCCTCATCAACGTTCCTCTTCAGATTCTTTCAAATGTTCAGTTGTCCgatcttccatttttgctGAATGCAGATTACTAGATCTGGTCTATGCTACTGAGCAAATAGAGCAGGATTACATTGATTTTTCTAGGCATATTGAACCACAGTTATTTGAATCCTCAACTAGCAAGGAATCTATTCATTTCCCTTTGCCAGATGATGACTCTCTCAAAGAACAGGtgatgtttataaattttcttttgactgTTCTAAAAGTGGTGCTATAGATTAGTCTGTCACATGAAtgaatgctttttttttcattgtttccaTGGGTCAACTTTCATGTAAATGCTAACTGATACGAAATTTCCTTGTTTCAGATCAAGCGTTTTCACTTGTTGCTTACCGTTAAAGATAGTGCAATGGACATCCCTGTGAACTTGGAGGCTCGAAGGCGCATTTCATTCTTTGCGACGTCAATGTTTATGAATGTGCCCAAAGCCCCTAAAGTAAGCAATATGATGTCATTCaggttagtttttttttcctatttctcAAGCATTGATAATGTCCATGAAGCACAAGCAGTATTGCTTAAATGAAGTTGTCGTTCATTAtacataatatttttcaaggaaaaaaaaagtaaaataatatacGAATTgttataagtttttaaaacgtgcgTGTTGCACATGATGTGTTGTTATTCATTTGatcttataataaatgaaatttaattttgaagaacaagTTGAGCATTTATTGATGTCCAAGTACAACAAGATTGTTgcaaatctttaaaaattactaGTAAGAATTGTTTCATTTAGCGAGATTTTTGTTCCTGTTCTATTAATACTCACatgtacttaattttttagaatattaatgCTATAAAGTTACAAGTTGTCATATTAGCCTCATTACCTGTCCAGTCATTCGAACACCACTGCAAAGGTGTTTACTTCAATAAGTGATGGACTGTAACCGTTTCAAAAAGAGTACTTTTTGTCAGAATAGACAATTTCGTGATTCAGTTCCAAAACCTATTAAGGGTACTGAAAACTATCGGAATAAGAGTATTGTCATGTCTATGAAATGCTTTTGATTTAGCTCAGCAGTGTGAGAGTTGGTTTTGGACTTTGTCTAGTGGTCGAGGAATTGGATTAATGGGTGTCATAAAACCACTAACTTCTGCATCTCTGTGAATGTAAGAATGAGAAGCAATAATATCAAGGCTTCAATAGGAATCAAACAAGGTCATCTTTTGTCCTTGTTCTCATGGACTTTGGTCGGTGATACGCTAGCAAGATTAGTGGATAAAGCTATTGTGGGGAGTTTGATGGGGGTTTTGATGTTAGAAAGGATTGTGTCCAGATTTCTAACCTTCAATCTACTGATAACAGcacctccttttctttccaatATTAGGGGTCTTTAGTTGTTTGAATTTAGATAACCGATATGGTGTTCTCATTGTTTTCTGCGGGGTAGATTCACTCTGATTGCtctagttttaaaaaatttatcccTGTATTaacttttgattttcattaACTTCTAATATTCCTTATAACAATATatgttgattatttttttgaggGGAGGGAGGGATGAGATGATTAGATACCTTAGtctattgaaaaaaaagtttcaaaaatctaAAGTAGACGATGACGGGATTCTTGATTCGGGATAGTAAAGTCGGTAATTTTACATCTTGGGTTTTCATTATTGGTGGATTATCTTTTAAGGCATGTGCAATTGATTAAAAACAATCTCTTATACAAGAGAGTTGATACTTTATTTGTTTCTCAGAAAATGAACTTTGGTACAGCGTTTTAACTCCATACTTCGCGGAGGATATAAACTTTTCATTGGAAGAGCTTCACTCAAGCCATCAAGAAGTCTCCATCATATTTTACATGCAAAAGATGTTTCCAGGTCACTACCACATATACGATCTGCCTTCTCCTTTTCGGTTTTTTTGTTATGTGTTCCTTGTGATGAGACTATATAAaccttcttccatttctttagATGAGTGTAAAAACTTTTTGGAGCGACTTGGTTATGAGGATatggaaaaactaaaagaCGACGGGAAAGAGGAAGAACTTAGAAATTGGGCGTCTTTTCGGGGACAAACACTGAGTAGAACAGGTAATAAGATATTTACCATTGGATATTGATGAAAAACGTGCAATGTCAATTTTTTATCACTATATTTTCTGTGGTTACAGTTAGAGGAATGATGTACTATAGGGAGGCATTAAAACTTCAAGCTTTTCTTGACATTGCTGAAGATGAAGGTGAGAAacattgatattttaattatagtatgaacaattattatttataggaCTAGCTTTTGAATAGAAAATGTAGTGGCTTCTGATATCGTCTTTATCGTTATTTATTCCTGCGTCCAGATATTCTTGAAGGTTATGATACCATTGGGAGAGGAAATCGTGCGTTATCTGCTCAAATAGAAGCTTTAGCTGATATGAAATTTACGTATGTGTTGTCCTGTCAATCTTTTGGAGCACAAAAAGCTTGCGGTGATCCCCGTGCAAGAGACATTCTTGACTTGATGATAAGGTAACTTTCTTCTCGGAATATAAAAGCTATTACAAACTTTGAAGTACTAGGAATCATGAGTCTCATCTGCCTAAACCTTCCTTCAAGGTATCCATCTCTTCGTGTGGCTTATGTTGAGGAGAAAGAAATGCCAGACAATGACAAAGTCTATTCATCTAAGTTGATTAAAGCTGTTAATGGTTTTGATCAGGTAAGTatcatttaaatattgtaaatAAACATATGTTTGAGTAACCCATTTGTTGTTGGatatgacaatatttgttcTTCCCTCTTTATGATGGAGATGataaaaatgacatttaaaCCCGGCTATCATGATGCATAGCTATTGAGTTAAACGATCCTTGAAATACGATAAATGTAGGCTTCCAGAAGGAACTTCTCACTAGTATcataagaattaaataataacatTAAGAATGATGGGAAGGACTAAGTCAAACTAACTAGGCAAGATAGCTACAACCTAActaatttgtttctttatatCCTAGACTTTTATCATGCAAACTATGACATCACGGAAAAACCACAAAAACACACACGAGTCAACTCTATTGCTACTTGAGACGCTACTtcgagaaagaagaaaaattgcaTTTGGGCAATGCAACATTGAGACACTACTTTTAGTGTTCGAGATGCTAGGGATGAAGATTGGAGTGTGTGTGTGCGTTTCTAGTGTCAAGATGCTGATAGACAACGATGGGACGCTGTCGGAGTTGAGTGCCTAAAACTGCAACATTAAGGAGTGTCGAGTGTGGCATTGTGGGCTATTTCCTTCGTGTTGAGTGTTATCCTTTCGGAATTTGAGCTTCATCTTCATTTCCTCTTGACTCGGTTGCTTGATTTAGGTCAAATAGCTCATTTTTATTCCCGAGTTATCCAAAagacttttattttcttcaagttACTCAATTCTTACAACATAGGCAACTACATAAGAGTGACGATACTAGCATGAAAACATACAAATAGCACATTTTAGGTACTATCAATTAGATTCTAGCAAAAGAACATTTTACCCTTTTACCTTTCCCATGTTCTTGGGTACTAATATTGTGAACAATCCGAACTCATGCTAGGAAGTGAAAGAGTTACGGGTAACACACGTGCACAAGGTTCTACTTTCTTTTCTGATTAGAGAACGTTATGCTTGGAAggattagattaaaaaaaagaggcTGACAAAGTCTTATGTGATTGCAAATTTGTGAAAATCTTGTATCCATCATTagaaaaaaagtataattgaattatttataatcatataAATCATAAGCATTCATCAAGAGCAAGGATCATAACATCCATATTACCAAATAATCGGAACCATGGTTTTCGGTCTACTTTATGGCAATAGATTCACAATTCATTAACGAACACTACCATGATATGTCTTCTGGCAAATTAATTGGTAGTTTGCTTTCCTACTTATGTTGTAAGCCACTGAATATTTGTAAATGAATTCCATTTCATTTCCATGTAGTTTTTCCAGTCATTATGTTATAAATCTTGTCACATGGTAAATTCCATTTTATAGGAAATTTACAGCATAAAGCTTCCGGGTCCGCCACACCTTGgagaagggaagcccgaaaaccAAAATCATGCTATAATTTTCACACGTGGCGAAGCTCTTCAAACAGTTGATATGAACCAGGTAGGCCTTCCTCTTCTAACATGACTAATAGTTCTCATGCTTATTCTTATGGTGTGCGCTTCACCAGGATAATTATTTGGAAGAGGCACTGAAGATGAGAAATCTTCTTCAAGAATTTTTTAATCCCAAAGCACGAAAGCCACCTGCAATTCTGGGTTTGAGAGAGCACATATTTACTGGAAGGTCAGATTTACTGCTTTGATCAATTAATCGTGAATTACTCCTATCACACCAACACAGTCAAACGCATTCGGTTAATGAAATTGGATCTCTATGAGGTGATTACTAAAAATAGACTTGTGTCAATCTGTCATAATTTAAGTGCTGGTCTCAACCATTGACGAGAGACCAGTGtgcaaattttcaaatgattgACCGATCGATCCTACATTGTTATTGAATTCATTATCGTTATTTGAGTATTAGGAACAGTCTAAAgatttactttttttactCTCAATCTATctgatatttaattattagagTTGATTTTGTAATTGTACCATAAACTTGTTTCAACATATCAAAGATGAAAGATTTTTCTATGAAGGAAATCTTTACCATGGTTGCTATAGTTAAAGatcatatattaatttgggttttcttttaaCCTGAACTGCAGTGTTTCTTCCTTAGCATGGTTCATGTCATATCAAGAGACGAGTTTCGTCACAATTGGTCAAAGAATTCTTGCCAATCCTCTCAGGTAATAATGCATTTCTGGGTTCTGTGATTTCCTTGTCCAAGTTTGGGCAATAATTAGGGGTTGATCTTTTAGTAGTGGCCCCTCCCTCCTTCCTCCTGGCAAGAAGATCCAGTTTTGGAATTTGTTCTCTTTCAAACAGAAGCAATTACAACAGTGACACTAATTAGTCATAATTCTATCTTTTCATGCACTAACAGTACACGCTCTTGCTTTGAGTGCCTCGTTTTCCGATGAAGTTCTTCGACACTATTTCATGACTAGTCATCCCTTTTCCTCTTCCTGACTTtctaaaaactatttttggaATGCTGTCTCCAGGGTACGATTCCACTACGGACACCCAGATGTGTTCGACAGGGTGTTTCACATTACGAGAGGTGGCATTAGCAAAGCATCAAAAACCATAAACTTGAGCGAAGATGTTTATGCAGGTAAGAATAAGTGGCTTGACTCTATCCATAATGTTGAACATTGCTAACATGCAAATGCTTCTTATGGATAGGATTCAACTCTACATTACGTAGGGGATATATTACATACCATGAGTACATGCAAATCGGCAAAGGCCGTGATGTAGGACTGAACCAGATCTCCAAGTTTGAAGCCAAGATAGCAAATGGAAATAGCGAACAAACTCTAAGCCGGGACATATATCGCCTTGGGCAGCGATTCGATTTCTTCAGGATGCTATCTTGTTATTACACTACAATTGGATACTATTTCAGTAGTCTGGTAACGTATCTCTCTTTATTGCTTATTTCCTTTATTAGTACCATCTCACTGATTAGCCAATTCGCTGCACAGATATCAGTACTTGGAATTTATGTTTTCCTCTACGGACAACTATACCTTGTTCTTAGTGGGTTGGaaaaatctcttcttcttcaagctaGAATGCAGAATGTCCGATCTTTGGAAACAGCTCTTGCTTCACAGTCATTTATACAGCTTGGGCTCCTAACAGGCTTACCAATGGTCATGGAAATTGGACTTGAAAGAGGATTTCTTACAGCCCTCAAAGATTTCGTCCTCATGCAGTTGCAGTTAGCAGTTgttttcttcacattttcattGGGAACAAAAACTCATTACTTCGGCCGCACAATACTTCACGGGGGTGCAAAGTACAGACCTACTGGGCGTAAGGTAGTTGTCTTCTCTGCCAGTTTCACTGAAAACTACAGATTGTATTCGAGAAGTCACTTCGTTAAAGGATTCGAGCTACTGCTTCTGTTGGTTGTCTATGATTTGTTCAGGCGATCTTATCAGAGCAGCATGGCATATATGTTGATCACTTACTCCATCTGGTTCATGTCAATTACTTGGTTATTCGCACCATTTCTGTTCAATCCCTCTGGGTTCAGTTGGGCGAAGATAGTAGATGACTGGAAAGAATGGAATAAGTGGATTAAGCAGCAAGGTGGTATCGGAGTTCAGCAGGACAGAAGTTGGCAGTCTTGGTGGGACGACGAACAAGCCCATCTTCGTCATTCAGGACTTGTTTCGAGGTTGATCGAGGTACTTCTCTCACTAAGGTTCTTCATATATCAGTACGGGCTCGTATATCACCTAGACATCTCCCAGCATAGCAGTAATTTTCTGGTTTATGTGCTTTCTTGGGCTGTGATTGCTGCAATTTTCTTACTAGTCAAGGTTAGTTCTCAAACTttcttaaatttgaagttatcTTTGCAGCCTTCATCCTTTTATCTGTTCAATAAAAAGTTGTGCTCTCTTGTGAATGACATTATACACATGGTGTGCAAATGTAGGCAGTAAACCTGGGGAAGCAGCAATTCAGTGCCAACTATCATTTCGTATTCAGATTATTCAAAGCGTTTCTCTTCCTTGGCGTTGTAGCGGTAATTATTTCGCTATCGGTCGTCTGTCATTTATCTCTGAAGGACATGGTCGTCTGCTCTCTAGCCTTCCTTCCAACTGGATGGGGATTGACATTGGTAAGCTTGTCTCCTTCCCTTTCACTCTCACTCTCTCCCTGGTTTGATCTGAGACTGACTGGACTGGCACTCTTGGTTTAGTTTGCACAAACTGTGAGGCCAACAATAGAGCACACTTGGCTGTGGGACTTCACCAGGAT
This genomic interval carries:
- the LOC111788542 gene encoding putative callose synthase 8 isoform X1 produces the protein MAGEIVLSEPIIEAESDHAAPIASSIASTSGSGSNVRGVDYNPEPFESERLPVSLASEIQRFLRVANSIEREEPRIACLCRFHAFVIAHNLDRYSNGRGVRQLKTALLQRLEQDEEVTIRKRKEKNDPRELRRVYHTYKDFIIKHGGAFDFDNSHREKLINARRTASVLYEVLKSISTAMAPQAVSERDDTHLNAFYVPYNILPLDHRSVQQPIMQLPEIKAAIAVISNVRGLPSASDFQKNGPFTDLFDFLQWSFGFQRDNVANQKEHLILLLANMQTRLKNKQTSVSKLGDNPVDELMIKFFKNYTHWCKFLGRKSNIRLPYVKQEGQQYKLLYIGLYLLIWGEAANLRFMPECLCYIFHHMAYELHGMLTSAVSLTTWEKVMPAYGGGTESFLVNVVTPIYRVIKKEAEKSNNGSANYSTWRNYDDLNEYFWSPDCFELGWPLRLDHDFFHVDVSNKKKIDDSSKKHVKFPFFNNRRVEERTTEENVDTEAVASKDEAREQKKSLGKSNFVEVRSFLQIFRSFKRMWSFYILSLQAMIIMAFNELDTPLQLFDAVIFEDVSSVFVTSSVLKLLQAIIEITFTRKARRTMGTSQKRKYLIKLGVAVIWTIVLPVCYAYYRSKYKCYTTKKGSWIGELCFSSYMVAVAIYLISNAVDLVLFLVPAVGKYIETSNGRICSILSYWTEPRLYVGRGMQESQVSMLKYTLFWVLVLLSKFSFSYYFEIKPLVEPTKRIMKIGVKKYDWHELFPKVRSNAGAIVAIWAPIIVVYFMDSQIWYSVFCMIFGGLYGILHHLGEIRTLGMLRSRFHTLPYAFNACFCPPMLRSDQKKRKGFFRSRFQASENAHKGLSKFVVVWNQIIKSFRHEDLINNRELDLMTMPVSSELFSGIVRWPVFLLANKFTTALSIAKEFVGKDANLIKKIKKDEYMSSAVKECYESLKYILEILIVGDLEKRVISSLINEIEESINRSSLLEDFKMNELPVLHDKCIELLDLLIQGHKTHRERVIRVLQDIFELVTSDMMTNGSRLLDLVYATEQIEQDYIDFSRHIEPQLFESSTSKESIHFPLPDDDSLKEQIKRFHLLLTVKDSAMDIPVNLEARRRISFFATSMFMNVPKAPKVSNMMSFSVLTPYFAEDINFSLEELHSSHQEVSIIFYMQKMFPDECKNFLERLGYEDMEKLKDDGKEEELRNWASFRGQTLSRTVRGMMYYREALKLQAFLDIAEDEDILEGYDTIGRGNRALSAQIEALADMKFTYVLSCQSFGAQKACGDPRARDILDLMIRYPSLRVAYVEEKEMPDNDKVYSSKLIKAVNGFDQEIYSIKLPGPPHLGEGKPENQNHAIIFTRGEALQTVDMNQDNYLEEALKMRNLLQEFFNPKARKPPAILGLREHIFTGSVSSLAWFMSYQETSFVTIGQRILANPLRVRFHYGHPDVFDRVFHITRGGISKASKTINLSEDVYAGFNSTLRRGYITYHEYMQIGKGRDVGLNQISKFEAKIANGNSEQTLSRDIYRLGQRFDFFRMLSCYYTTIGYYFSSLISVLGIYVFLYGQLYLVLSGLEKSLLLQARMQNVRSLETALASQSFIQLGLLTGLPMVMEIGLERGFLTALKDFVLMQLQLAVVFFTFSLGTKTHYFGRTILHGGAKYRPTGRKVVVFSASFTENYRLYSRSHFVKGFELLLLLVVYDLFRRSYQSSMAYMLITYSIWFMSITWLFAPFLFNPSGFSWAKIVDDWKEWNKWIKQQGGIGVQQDRSWQSWWDDEQAHLRHSGLVSRLIEVLLSLRFFIYQYGLVYHLDISQHSSNFLVYVLSWAVIAAIFLLVKAVNLGKQQFSANYHFVFRLFKAFLFLGVVAVIISLSVVCHLSLKDMVVCSLAFLPTGWGLTLFAQTVRPTIEHTWLWDFTRILAKSYDYGMGVVIFAPVAMLAWLPNISDFQTRFLFNEAFNRHLHIQPIIAGKRKHK